The Longimicrobium sp. genome includes a window with the following:
- the sbnA gene encoding 2,3-diaminopropionate biosynthesis protein SbnA, producing the protein MLSTIGNTPLVPLERLFAGVGFACHAKLEGFNPGGSSKDRAAAAILEHALASGAVGRDTLVVEASSGNTAIGLAQACAYHGLRFRCIVDAKTTSLNLSILRAYGAEIEVVDRPDPETGELLPAKLRRVREILDTVEGSFWADQYANEENAGAHYRATIQEILADLAPAPLDYLFVATATCGTLRGCVDYLHDQGAPTRVIAVDAVGSQIFSTVKHRRLIPGLGSAIRPPLCPDPGSFRPVFVTDAECVAGCRRLLRREAILAGGSSGGVVAAVERLRGEIPAGSTCVAILPDRGDRYLDTIFSDAWVEANLGDIAHLWSDEKEPPVAR; encoded by the coding sequence CACGCCAAGCTCGAGGGGTTCAACCCGGGCGGAAGCTCCAAGGACCGCGCGGCGGCGGCGATCCTGGAGCACGCGCTGGCCAGCGGCGCCGTGGGCCGTGACACCCTGGTGGTGGAGGCGAGCTCCGGGAACACCGCGATCGGCCTGGCCCAGGCCTGCGCCTACCACGGGCTGCGCTTCCGCTGCATCGTCGACGCGAAGACCACCTCGCTCAACCTCTCCATCCTGCGCGCCTACGGGGCGGAGATCGAGGTGGTGGACCGCCCCGACCCGGAAACGGGGGAGCTCCTCCCGGCCAAGCTGCGGCGCGTCCGGGAGATCCTCGACACCGTGGAGGGGAGCTTCTGGGCCGACCAGTACGCGAACGAGGAGAACGCCGGCGCCCACTACCGGGCCACGATCCAGGAGATCCTGGCCGACCTGGCCCCGGCGCCGCTCGACTACCTCTTCGTGGCCACCGCCACCTGCGGCACGCTGCGCGGGTGTGTGGACTACCTGCACGACCAGGGGGCGCCCACCCGGGTGATCGCGGTGGACGCCGTGGGAAGCCAGATCTTCTCGACGGTGAAGCACCGCCGCCTGATCCCCGGCCTGGGCTCGGCCATCCGCCCGCCCCTCTGCCCGGACCCCGGCTCCTTCCGCCCCGTCTTCGTGACCGACGCGGAGTGCGTGGCCGGGTGCCGCCGGCTGCTGCGGCGCGAGGCCATCCTCGCCGGCGGCTCGTCGGGGGGCGTGGTGGCGGCGGTCGAGCGGCTCCGCGGCGAGATCCCCGCGGGGTCGACCTGCGTGGCCATCCTCCCCGACCGCGGCGACCGCTACCTCGACACCATCTTCAGCGACGCCTGGGTGGAGGCCAACCTGGGCGACATCGCGCACCTCTGGAGCGACGAGAAGGAGCCTCCCGTTGCACGGTGA
- the sbnB gene encoding 2,3-diaminopropionate biosynthesis protein SbnB, which yields MHGDDVLVLGAREVEGALHGREDEVVDAVRRAYEAQARGETSLPHSSFLRFPDSEEDRIISLPAYLGDGFRLAGVKWIASVPGNVRRGMERASAVVILNDRDTGRPRAILEGSIISKQRTAASAALAARVLRGGRAPEAVGFVGCGPINAEVAHFLAVAWPEVPRFVVFDLDEARARRFGEGIAAGRPGAELRVAASVEEVLAAAPLTAFGTTAIRPHVHDLSVCPPGATLLHVSLRDLAPEAILAHHNVVDDLHHVNRAQTSIHLASELAGNTDFVHGSLGEILLGRVEPPPHDGRIVIFSPFGLGTLDLAVADLVQRVAGGRGEGVRIPSFFPS from the coding sequence TTGCACGGTGACGACGTGCTGGTCCTGGGCGCGCGCGAGGTCGAGGGCGCGCTGCACGGCCGCGAAGACGAGGTGGTCGACGCGGTCCGGAGGGCGTACGAGGCCCAGGCGCGGGGCGAGACCTCGCTCCCGCACTCAAGCTTCCTGCGCTTCCCGGACAGCGAGGAGGACCGGATCATCTCGCTCCCCGCCTACCTCGGCGACGGCTTCCGGCTCGCCGGGGTGAAGTGGATCGCCTCCGTTCCCGGGAACGTGCGCCGGGGGATGGAGCGGGCCTCGGCGGTGGTGATCCTGAACGACCGCGACACCGGCCGCCCGCGGGCGATCCTCGAGGGCTCCATCATCAGCAAGCAGCGCACGGCCGCGAGCGCCGCACTGGCCGCCCGCGTGCTGCGCGGCGGCCGCGCGCCGGAGGCGGTCGGCTTCGTGGGGTGCGGCCCCATCAACGCCGAGGTGGCGCACTTCCTGGCCGTGGCGTGGCCGGAGGTGCCGCGCTTCGTGGTCTTCGACCTGGACGAGGCGCGGGCCCGCCGCTTCGGCGAGGGGATCGCGGCCGGGCGCCCCGGCGCCGAGCTCCGGGTGGCCGCGAGCGTGGAGGAGGTGCTCGCGGCGGCTCCCCTCACCGCCTTCGGCACCACCGCCATCCGGCCGCACGTTCACGACCTCTCCGTCTGCCCGCCGGGGGCCACGCTCCTGCACGTGTCGCTGCGCGACCTGGCGCCCGAGGCCATCCTCGCCCACCACAACGTGGTCGACGACCTCCACCACGTGAACCGGGCGCAGACCTCCATCCACCTGGCCTCGGAGCTGGCCGGGAACACCGACTTCGTCCACGGCTCCCTGGGCGAGATCCTGCTGGGGAGGGTGGAGCCGCCGCCGCACGACGGACGAATCGTCATCTTCAGCCCCTTCGGGCTCGGCACCCTGGACCTCGCGGTCGCCGACCTCGTCCAGCGCGTCGCGGGCGGCCGCGGCGAGGGGGTGCGCATCCCCTCCTTCTTCCCCTCCTGA